One window of Amaranthus tricolor cultivar Red isolate AtriRed21 chromosome 13, ASM2621246v1, whole genome shotgun sequence genomic DNA carries:
- the LOC130798963 gene encoding dynamin-related protein 4C-like: MGDINTLALINCDPYHQPLQTIHPPLISSYNHEIRPLLDAIDKLRHLNVMSEGVQLPTIVVVGDQSSGKSSVLESLAGINLPRGQGICTRVPLIMRLQNHPTPSPTPILSLQYLDTTLETDETHVAQSIESATMEIAGSGKGISHTPLTLIVKKHGVPDLTMVDLPGITRVPVLGQPDNIYEQIQDIIMEYITPSESIILNVLSATVDFSTCESIRMSQKVDKTGERTLAVVTKADKAPEGLLEKVTADDVRIGLGYVCVRNRIGDETYEEARAQESDLFASNPLLSKIDKSIVGVSVLAEKLTRIQAGSIARCLPGIVNQINDKLSSSMSELNKLPNPVSSGAEAITAFMTILGSCKESLKKILVRGEYDEFAGDDEMHCTARLAEFLDEFSSALMSKDKPDDEGKVEDFLMEEIQILEEAKGIRLPNFVPRAAFLNILHKKISEISAMPEDFGCRVWDYVEKIVLIVVRQHCESYPQLELSTRRAAQNLISKMKDQTMKRVKEMIEMEKIGDYTCNPEYMLIWNKLMGYQTEFTETVGNLYRSHMDIEGIGRVSVVHLRKFSEILQPAFDMKMRIMSYWKIVLRRLVDFMALHLLRSLHNLVDRDLENAIISERIGGGIEKLLEESPTVARKRERLTKSVELLKESKDVVAAIMDRIALAANGSCNEIPIS, translated from the coding sequence atgggagaTATCAATACACTGGCACTGATCAACTGTGATCCTTATCATCAACCTCTACAAACCATTCACCCACCATTAATCTCCTCCTACAACCATGAAATACGCCCACTCCTCGACGCCATTGACAAACTCCGTCACCTTAACGTTATGAGTGAAGGCGTACAGCTTCCCACCATTGTTGTAGTAGGTGATCAATCCTCTGGCAAATCAAGTGTACTTGAATCCCTTGCTGGTATTAACCTTCCGAGAGGTCAAGGGATTTGCACTCGCGTACCCTTAATCATGCGCCTTCAAAACCATCCTACTCCTTCTCCAACACCCATCCTTTCTCTTCAATATCTCGACACAACATTAGAAACGGATGAAACCCATGTAGCACAATCCATTGAATCTGCTACTATGGAGATTGCCGGGTCGGGTAAGGGAATCTCACATACCCCATTAACTCTAATAGTGAAAAAACATGGAGTGCCTGATCTTACCATGGTTGATCTTCCTGGTATTACCCGGGTGCCCGTTCTTGGGCAGCCGGATAATATATATGAACAAATCCAGGATATAATTATGGAGTATATTACTCCTTCAGAGAGTATCATTCTGAATGTGCTCTCTGCTACTGTTGATTTTTCTACTTGTGAATCGATTCGGATGTCCCAGAAGGTGGATAAAACTGGGGAGAGGACTTTGGCTGTTGTTACTAAAGCTGATAAGGCTCCTGAAGGGCTTTTAGAGAAGGTTACAGCTGATGATGTGAGGATTGGTTTGGGTTATGTTTGTGTTAGGAATAGGATTGGGGATGAAACTTATGAAGAAGCTAGAGCACAAGAATCTGATTTATTTGCATCAAATCCTTTACTTTCTAAGATTGATAAGTCCATTGTTGGTGTTTCTGTTCTTGCagagaaacttacaaggattcagGCTGGTAGTATAGCTAGATGTTTACCTGGGATTGTTAATCAGATAAATGATAAGCTGAGTTCTAGTATGTCAGAGCTGAATAAACTTCCTAATCCCGTTTCTTCCGGTGCTGAAGCAATTACAGCATTTATGACCATTTTAGGGTCTTGTAAAGAGTCTCTTAAGAAGATCTTAGTTAGGGGAGAGTATGATGAATTCGCTGGTGACGATGAAATGCATTGCACTGCTCGTTTGGCTGAGTTTCTCGATGAATTCTCGAGTGCTCTTATGAGTAAAGATAAGCCTGATGATGAGGGTAAAGTCGAGGATTTCTTAATGGAAGAAATTCAGATTCTTGAAGAAGCGAAAGGGATTCGCCTTCCGAATTTTGTCCCTAGAGCAGCGTTTTTGAATATATTGCATAAGAAGATCAGTGAGATATCTGCAATGCCAGAGGATTTTGGGTGCAGGGTTTGGGATtatgttgagaaaattgttCTGATTGTTGTAAGACAACATTGTGAGAGCTACCCTCAGCTCGAACTGTCCACTCGAAGGGCTGCTCAGAATTTGATCTCCAAAATGAAAGATCAAACAATGAAGAGAGTTAAAGAGATGATTGAAATGGAGAAAATTGGTGATTATACTTGTAACCCTGAGTATATGCTTATATGGAACAAATTAATGGGTTATCAGACCGAGTTCACTGAAACCGTGGGTAATCTGTATAGAAGCCATATGGATATTGAAGGTATAGGAAGAGTTTCAGTGGTGCATCTAAGAAAGTTTAGTGAGATTTTACAACCCGCATTCGATATGAAAATGAGAATAATGTCTTATTGGAAGATCGTATTACGACGATTAGTCGATTTCATGGCACTTCATTTACTTAGGAGCCTCCATAATCTGGTAGATAGGGATCTTGAAAATGCGATTATTAGTGAGCGGATTGGTGGTGGCATTGAAAAATTGCTCGAGGAATCGCCGACTGTGGCTAGGAAAAGAGAGAGGCTAACTAAGAGTGTGGAGCTGCTTAAGGAGTCCAAGGATGTGGTTGCTGCTATAATGGACAGGATTGCTTTAGCAGCTAATGGGTCATGTAATGAAATTCCAATATCTTAA